In Setaria italica strain Yugu1 chromosome I, Setaria_italica_v2.0, whole genome shotgun sequence, the genomic window GTACATTTCCTTGATTCTCTTTGTAATTTGGTGTATGGTGAACAAAAAAAGTATACAGATTTGGTATAACAAACTGCTCAGCTGCGCGTGCAGAGATGTTTTGTCCAAAGCCTTGTCCTCTTCAGAAGTTGCGGTTGATTTCTCCGGTAGCCGACAGAATAAAGAAACCTGCAAAGGAGAGCAGATTATATTATGATCAGCATGCCAATGCTTTGTTCTCTGAAGAAGATGGTGTCGCGGGCAAGGAATCTGCCTAATTTTCAAACCACTCCTGATTTGTTTATCTACGCGTGACCATCTAATGCTGCCCTAGCACCTAGAGGTAGCTAAAATTAAGGTAGAAAAGGAGCACTGAAGTTTGTAAGGACCGACACTTGAATCATTAGTCCAAGGAAAACAAGTGTGCACTTTGATATATAGTTTTTTGTTCGGTTGGTAAGTTGAACAATTCTTTTCGATCCCGCGCACATATTTTCTGCAGACTGTTTAAAATGCTTTCCCTGTCTAAATGCACATAGAATACGCGTTGCAATAGGAATTTGTAGAGGGGATTTGTTGTTACATGACGTCAGTGCTGAGGTCTTGCTGGTGCGCCCCCATTCCTTTGGCTCTTGAGCTTGGTTTCGACCTCAGAAAGGGCCTTCTTCACGTCCTCATTCTCCGGGAGCTCTTGGATCAGCACCTGGTAATCTCTCAGCGATGCTTCCCATCTCTCCAGCTGAACACACGACAACACCAAAAGAGACAATGGCTAGATGAGATCACACGTCCGTGCTCTTGCAGTGCAAAACGTTGTACACGAGGAGAATTAAGGTGCAGAGCTGCAGCCGAGAACGGCGTACCTTGACGTTGCAGTCGGCCCTCCTGAGTCGAGCCTTGCTGTACGACGGgcgcgcggcgagcgcggcgctgCAGTCCTCGACGGCCTTCTCGTGCCGGCCGAGCttggcgtggcacgcggcgcgGTTGCAGAGGAGCACGGCGTTGCCGGGCTCCCTGTCGAGGCCCTCGCCGTACGCAGCGCACGCCTCGGCGAACTTGCCGGCCTTGAAGAGGTCGTTGCCGCGCagccgcgccgcggccgccgccttggCCCTCCTCTGAACGATCGTGACCTCCCGATTGCTCGGGTCCAGCTGGAACGCCGTCTGCGCCGTCGCCACGGCGTCCTCGAACCTGCCGTGACGTGGTCACGAGAACTCAACCGTCAGGCATGCCATTCTTCTTTCCTGGTGCGTTCGTGCGTGCCATGAACGCGATTGCGGGAAACTGGGAATGAACAGACCTTCCTGCAGCCATGTCGACCTGAGCTCGCACGATGAGGACGTAGGCGTGGCCGAAGGTGCCGAAGAACTTGGTCGACTCGTCGACGCCGAACCTCGGCGCGCCGGCTCCGGCGAGCACCGCGTCCGCCTCGTCGTGCCGTTGGAGCCTCAGCAGCGCCTCGGCTTGCAACGCCATCACCTAGAAGAGCAGTTCATTGTGACGGACGAAACGTGTCAGGATGGTGGCGCCAACGCTAGCTGCTTCATGCCGCTATGGAACATGTCTGTGGCGGAAGCGCGCTGACCTGTGGAGCGCAGTCGGCGCCGTCGGACACGGCGGCCTGCGCTTCCTGGAGCACTGTGATCCAGTCCTTGAGCCTGCGCGCGTCGCTGCTCTTGGCGATGCGGCTCTTCACCGATTGAGCACGAGAAACGTCGGCGACCGTGGATTCCTTGGACGATTGCTTGAAGTGGTAGATGGCCTTGTCAGGTTCTCCTAATCTGATCAACACATAAACAAGTTGATTGGTATCATAAACTGTTTGACATTTCATTGATTCTATTCCATCTGAAACTCATTATATTATACACTGAATTTTTACACATATTTAACCGATTACCAAGATTATATCGAAGGTAATAGTGTAATACAATGGTTAGCATCTGATGCCTTATGACATCCAAAAAGATTTGCTGTGTAGACTGTAGAGTGTAGGAAAATGAAGGCAAAGACTTGTTCCCTGACAGCTTTCAACTAGTGCAATCATGAACTTGAAAAGGAGGTGTAAGCATGCTTGCTGAAGAAGTGATCAGCTATTCAAAGCACCAATGATCAATGTGAATCTTACAAATGTCTAGCGTAAATTAAGGCAGAAGGTTGTGCTTGACTTGCTAATCCAAAGGACTAATGTACGTTCCAAAGTAGCACATGTGGAATAAAAAATATGGC contains:
- the LOC101783274 gene encoding inactive TPR repeat-containing thioredoxin TTL3; this encodes MAAELDKMILDHQRVKGTTQLVRATSGNMMLHRNLGNLNAGAGGASARSSLERGVKQANERKAPNGYAFSGMGNIVKESNKPAAGGDLCRALSHRTDPEKLKEMGNEEYRQGHYAEAVALYDQAIMMDARRPAYWSNKAAALAALGRLIEAVADCKEAVRIDPSYERAHHRLGGLYLRLGEPDKAIYHFKQSSKESTVADVSRAQSVKSRIAKSSDARRLKDWITVLQEAQAAVSDGADCAPQVMALQAEALLRLQRHDEADAVLAGAGAPRFGVDESTKFFGTFGHAYVLIVRAQVDMAAGRFEDAVATAQTAFQLDPSNREVTIVQRRAKAAAAARLRGNDLFKAGKFAEACAAYGEGLDREPGNAVLLCNRAACHAKLGRHEKAVEDCSAALAARPSYSKARLRRADCNVKLERWEASLRDYQVLIQELPENEDVKKALSEVETKLKSQRNGGAPARPQH